The Polyangiaceae bacterium genome includes a region encoding these proteins:
- a CDS encoding DUF58 domain-containing protein, whose translation MERRLDWGELAPLRISARHAADGVYAGGHRSQRRGAGVEFGGHRAYTPGDDLRFIDRHALMRHGRLLVRQFETETDRALRIVVDASASMAFRSKGAPGAKLAFAAVVAAALARIAISGGDPVALDWIGGEAREPLPALGGREAFERVIAALETVQPGGDVRLDAAAVERAFAAVARHARRGAVVVLLSDLVDLPEHTLDRFAALSSMGRTLIAVRVLDPLEATFSMEGPVRLYASEGEVHVETDASLVRDGYLARLESIAQSWDDRLAASGGRLIKCVTSDDPVTAVREIVLGARGGER comes from the coding sequence ATCGAGCGACGGCTCGACTGGGGCGAGCTCGCGCCGCTGCGCATCAGCGCGCGCCACGCCGCCGACGGGGTCTACGCCGGGGGCCACCGCAGTCAGCGCCGGGGCGCGGGCGTGGAGTTCGGCGGACACCGCGCCTACACCCCGGGCGACGACCTGCGCTTCATCGATCGGCACGCGCTGATGCGCCACGGTCGCCTCCTGGTGCGCCAGTTCGAGACCGAGACCGATCGGGCGCTCCGCATCGTGGTCGACGCGAGCGCGTCCATGGCCTTCCGCAGCAAAGGAGCGCCCGGCGCCAAGCTGGCCTTTGCGGCCGTGGTCGCGGCGGCCTTGGCGCGCATCGCCATCTCCGGCGGCGATCCAGTGGCGCTCGACTGGATCGGCGGCGAGGCCCGGGAGCCGCTGCCCGCGCTCGGAGGGCGCGAGGCCTTCGAGCGAGTGATCGCGGCGCTGGAGACCGTCCAGCCCGGCGGTGACGTGAGGCTCGACGCGGCAGCGGTGGAGCGGGCGTTCGCCGCGGTCGCCCGCCACGCGCGCCGAGGCGCGGTGGTGGTGCTGCTGAGCGACCTCGTCGATCTGCCCGAGCACACCCTCGACCGGTTCGCGGCGCTCTCGTCCATGGGTCGCACGCTGATCGCGGTACGCGTGCTCGACCCCCTCGAGGCGACCTTCTCCATGGAGGGACCGGTGCGTCTGTACGCGAGCGAAGGCGAGGTCCACGTCGAGACCGACGCCAGCCTGGTGCGTGACGGGTACCTGGCCCGACTGGAGAGCATCGCCCAGAGCTGGGACGACCGACTGGCGGCGAGCGGCGGGCGCTTGATCAAGTGCGTGACCTCGGACGACCCGGTGACCGCCGTCCGCGAGATCGTGCTCGGTGCCCGCGGAGGCGAGCGATGA
- a CDS encoding VWA domain-containing protein has translation MSFVVGLALAIGALVVVPFVAHLLRRSRAEEREFPPAHLVPVAEPVARQRSRLEDRLLLAVRALMVLALAVLGATPLVRCSRLSIARESGGSVALAIIVDDSLSMRAATASGATRFELALRGARDLLAAAREGDAVAIVLGGAPARLALSATTDLSAAKRTLSQLRVTDRPTDLSSAVQLGRSSVKALPHVDRKVVLLSDFAGGPLPSGEPPVWAPLSEIRKPADDCAVVSAESRGRRVSVTIACSSAQAARGRSLELVVGDGEPARSDTDAGTDAPKAKAGELVASAKLDARAGEQNVSLEPSILSVGLDARLSGKDAIAHDDQAPVAPESRSLGVGVLSDLATASATTGGATVVEQALEALAHDVSVRPLTTLPEEARELSGLAALLLDDPSGLAPEARAALVEWLERGGVAVAWLGPRAESVQLGTTLEPFARGALSWELTKAKGVDAASIAWLGAPGASLSSLAPRGRARLDSALPTGAAVLARWDDGQPFLAEQKLGRGLALAVALPTSPDQSDLALRPGFLALLEHVVEQAERRAGPRRSVAGTTWSFPAAARVEIEGPGGKLESETSGGGSEAQRTFTPELVGRYRVSLDGAAERRVVTLEASEITDAPREPDQADERVVTGGVQNEVDVSSDVALLLLVLLALELGLRAFRRFEPKRRRRRGDLPARAAPSSGG, from the coding sequence ATGAGCTTCGTGGTGGGCCTCGCCCTCGCCATCGGCGCGCTGGTCGTGGTGCCCTTCGTCGCGCACTTGCTGCGCCGCTCGCGGGCGGAGGAGCGCGAGTTCCCGCCGGCCCACCTGGTGCCGGTGGCGGAGCCGGTCGCGCGCCAGCGCAGTCGGCTCGAAGACCGCTTGCTGCTCGCGGTCCGGGCGCTGATGGTGCTGGCGCTGGCGGTCCTCGGAGCCACGCCGCTGGTGCGCTGCTCGCGGTTGTCCATCGCCCGCGAGAGCGGCGGCTCGGTCGCCCTGGCCATCATCGTGGACGACTCGCTCAGCATGCGCGCAGCGACGGCGTCGGGAGCCACGCGCTTCGAGCTCGCGCTCCGCGGCGCCCGGGACCTCCTGGCTGCGGCCCGGGAGGGCGACGCCGTGGCCATCGTCCTCGGCGGTGCTCCGGCGCGCCTGGCGCTCTCGGCTACCACGGATCTCTCCGCGGCCAAGCGCACGCTCTCCCAGCTGCGGGTCACGGACCGCCCCACGGATCTGTCGTCCGCGGTGCAGCTGGGACGCTCGTCGGTGAAGGCGCTGCCCCACGTGGATCGCAAGGTGGTGCTGCTGAGCGACTTCGCCGGGGGTCCGCTGCCAAGTGGCGAACCGCCGGTGTGGGCTCCGCTCTCGGAGATCCGCAAGCCCGCCGACGACTGCGCCGTGGTCTCGGCGGAGAGCCGCGGGCGGCGCGTCAGCGTGACGATCGCCTGTTCCTCGGCGCAGGCCGCCCGCGGGCGCTCCCTGGAGCTGGTGGTCGGCGACGGGGAGCCGGCGCGAAGCGACACGGACGCGGGCACGGACGCACCCAAGGCCAAGGCCGGCGAGCTCGTCGCGAGCGCGAAGCTCGACGCGCGAGCGGGTGAGCAGAACGTCTCGCTCGAGCCGTCCATCCTGAGCGTGGGCCTAGACGCGCGGCTGTCCGGCAAGGACGCCATCGCGCACGACGACCAGGCGCCGGTGGCGCCGGAGTCTCGGAGCTTGGGCGTCGGCGTGCTCTCCGACCTGGCGACCGCCAGCGCCACCACCGGAGGCGCGACGGTCGTCGAGCAAGCGCTGGAAGCGCTGGCGCACGACGTGAGCGTGCGCCCGCTCACCACCTTGCCCGAAGAGGCGAGGGAGCTGAGCGGCCTGGCGGCCCTCTTGCTCGACGACCCGTCGGGTCTCGCACCGGAGGCCCGCGCCGCCCTGGTCGAGTGGCTGGAGCGCGGGGGCGTGGCCGTCGCGTGGCTCGGACCGCGCGCCGAGAGCGTGCAGCTCGGAACCACGCTCGAGCCCTTCGCGCGCGGCGCGCTGTCATGGGAGCTCACCAAAGCCAAGGGCGTGGACGCCGCCAGCATCGCCTGGCTCGGTGCCCCAGGTGCGAGCCTCTCCAGCTTGGCGCCGAGAGGCCGCGCGCGCCTCGACAGCGCGCTGCCGACGGGTGCCGCCGTACTGGCCCGTTGGGACGATGGGCAGCCCTTCCTGGCGGAGCAGAAGCTCGGTCGCGGGCTCGCCCTCGCGGTGGCGTTGCCCACCTCTCCCGACCAGAGCGATCTGGCGCTCCGGCCGGGGTTCTTGGCGCTGCTCGAGCACGTCGTGGAGCAGGCCGAGCGCCGCGCGGGACCGCGGCGCAGCGTGGCCGGCACGACGTGGAGCTTCCCGGCAGCAGCCCGGGTCGAGATCGAGGGGCCGGGAGGAAAGCTCGAGTCCGAGACCTCCGGTGGCGGCTCGGAGGCCCAGCGCACCTTCACTCCGGAGCTCGTCGGCCGCTACCGCGTGAGCCTGGACGGCGCCGCCGAGCGACGCGTCGTCACGCTGGAGGCGAGCGAGATCACCGACGCGCCCCGCGAGCCGGACCAGGCCGACGAGCGGGTGGTCACCGGCGGCGTCCAGAACGAAGTCGACGTGTCGTCGGACGTCGCGCTGCTTCTCTTGGTGCTCCTGGCGCTCGAGCTCGGGCTGCGCGCGTTCCGGCGCTTCGAGCCCAAGCGCAGGCGCCGCCGCGGCGATCTGCCCGCGCGCGCCGCGCCCTCTTCGGGTGGGTAG
- a CDS encoding HNH endonuclease, with protein MFPFHATPPTAIPRLRQTGSEFLRLGRTVYFDACSSLFAYCTERLGYSEDSATKRVRVARLAQQFPQVLDDLASGELHLTGLFLLSGHLTDDNAEQLLAEARGKSKRQLEELLARWFPRPAVPPTITPVTPEPVQGQLSTWSGAGTPAPPAQAPRPRVEPLSPESVRVEFSAHAAFRDKLEQARALLSHTVPSGDLATILERALDLLIERETKRRAGAGKPRKRRETKPGSRHVPVEVQRAVRERDGDQCTFTDAEGRRCSATRFLTIEHIDPFAKGGPTTVDNCCLLCRPHNAHRARQVFGEDHIQNEISEARARRRQSTPPAPPAPTPAPEGGVSEKVLGALVRMGFKRADARRAVEQARLCEVEPLLEPMLRATLAILTP; from the coding sequence TTGTTCCCGTTCCACGCCACACCACCGACAGCGATTCCGCGACTGCGGCAGACCGGAAGCGAGTTCCTCCGGCTCGGCCGGACTGTCTATTTCGATGCGTGTTCCTCCCTCTTCGCCTACTGCACCGAGCGCCTCGGCTATTCCGAGGACAGCGCGACCAAGCGTGTGCGTGTGGCCCGCCTGGCCCAGCAGTTCCCCCAGGTGCTCGATGACCTCGCCAGCGGCGAGCTCCACCTGACGGGGCTGTTCCTGCTCTCCGGCCACCTGACGGACGACAACGCCGAGCAGCTCCTCGCCGAGGCGCGAGGGAAGTCCAAGCGACAGCTCGAGGAGCTGCTCGCCCGCTGGTTCCCGCGGCCGGCCGTGCCGCCGACCATCACCCCGGTCACGCCCGAGCCGGTACAAGGGCAGTTGTCCACATGGTCCGGGGCAGGTACCCCGGCCCCGCCGGCCCAGGCGCCTCGCCCTCGCGTCGAGCCGCTCTCGCCGGAGAGCGTTCGCGTGGAATTCAGCGCCCACGCTGCGTTCCGCGACAAGCTCGAGCAGGCCCGGGCGCTGCTCAGCCACACGGTGCCCAGCGGCGACCTCGCGACGATCCTCGAGCGCGCGCTGGACCTGCTCATCGAGCGGGAGACGAAGCGCCGCGCCGGCGCGGGCAAGCCCCGCAAGCGCCGCGAGACGAAGCCGGGCTCGCGGCACGTTCCGGTGGAAGTCCAGCGAGCGGTCAGGGAGCGGGACGGCGACCAGTGCACCTTCACCGACGCCGAAGGGCGGCGGTGTTCGGCGACGCGCTTCTTGACCATCGAGCACATCGACCCGTTCGCGAAGGGCGGGCCCACGACGGTGGACAACTGCTGCTTGCTTTGCAGACCTCACAACGCCCACCGAGCGCGCCAGGTCTTCGGTGAGGACCACATCCAGAACGAGATCTCGGAGGCGCGAGCGAGGCGAAGACAGAGCACGCCACCGGCGCCACCAGCGCCGACGCCCGCGCCCGAGGGCGGCGTGTCCGAAAAGGTGCTCGGAGCGCTGGTTCGGATGGGGTTCAAGCGAGCGGACGCGCGGCGAGCCGTCGAGCAAGCGCGCCTCTGCGAGGTGGAGCCGCTGCTCGAGCCGATGCTTCGCGCGACGCTCGCCATTCTCACACCGTGA
- a CDS encoding peptidylprolyl isomerase encodes MRLRLAPTLLACALALGVSARPARATVVEKVVAVVGERAILLSDVRDRAKPFMLKIHAEVPPGAQRNAAISQTYKNVLERMVDEELQFRAANRSKIVVDAKEVDDAIGRVAAQNGLSVDKLIAEAAKSGLDEKAYRGEIRRQVLEAKLLNLRVQGRIRVSEEDVRTMYRRLTMDERRKLGFRAAWIRIDAPAGDKATAKEKRALAESLAAQARSGSNFAALAREKSDDAGTRDRGGELGRLQPGRLAPALDAALINLEPGQVSGAVRVGDSFFVVKLIERDETELPSFEEAKNELGERVYLEKMGKARRTWIEGLRRQTHVEIRM; translated from the coding sequence ATGCGCCTCCGCCTCGCCCCCACCCTGCTCGCCTGCGCCCTCGCGCTCGGCGTGAGCGCGCGCCCGGCTCGGGCCACGGTGGTCGAGAAGGTCGTCGCCGTGGTCGGCGAGCGCGCCATCCTGCTCAGCGACGTGCGCGACCGGGCCAAGCCCTTCATGCTCAAGATCCACGCCGAGGTCCCCCCCGGCGCCCAGCGCAACGCGGCCATCTCGCAGACCTACAAGAACGTGCTCGAGCGCATGGTGGACGAGGAGCTTCAGTTCCGCGCCGCCAATCGCTCGAAGATCGTGGTGGACGCCAAAGAGGTGGACGACGCCATCGGCCGCGTCGCGGCGCAGAACGGCTTGAGCGTGGACAAGCTGATCGCCGAGGCCGCCAAGTCGGGCCTCGACGAGAAGGCCTATCGCGGCGAGATCCGCCGTCAGGTGCTGGAGGCCAAGCTGCTCAACCTGCGCGTGCAGGGGCGAATCCGCGTCAGCGAAGAGGACGTTCGCACCATGTACCGGCGGCTGACCATGGACGAGCGCCGGAAGCTCGGCTTCCGCGCCGCGTGGATCCGCATCGACGCACCCGCCGGGGACAAGGCCACCGCCAAGGAGAAGCGCGCGCTCGCGGAGTCGCTGGCGGCTCAGGCGCGCTCTGGCTCGAATTTCGCCGCGCTGGCCCGGGAAAAGTCCGACGACGCCGGCACGCGCGACCGCGGCGGCGAGCTCGGGCGGCTTCAGCCCGGCCGCCTCGCGCCTGCCCTGGATGCGGCGCTGATCAACCTGGAGCCGGGTCAGGTCTCGGGCGCCGTGCGCGTCGGCGACTCGTTCTTCGTGGTCAAGCTGATCGAACGCGACGAGACCGAGCTGCCGAGCTTCGAGGAAGCAAAGAACGAGCTCGGCGAGCGGGTCTACCTGGAGAAGATGGGCAAGGCCCGCCGCACCTGGATCGAGGGCCTGCGCCGGCAGACCCACGTCGAAATCCGCATGTGA